GTTGTGCTGCCGGACGGCCGCATCTGGAACGGGCTGCGCCAGCTCCGCAAGGACAACACCGGCTACGATCTGAAGAACCTCTTCATCGGCGCCGAAGGCACGCTCGGCATCATCACGGCCGCGGTGCTCAAGCTCTTCCCGCTGCCGGCGGCGCGCGCCACGGCCTTCCTCGCCGTGCCCAGCCCGGAAGCGGCGCTGGAGCTGCTGAACGATGCCAAGGCCGGCGCAGGCGGCACGCTCACCACCTTCGAGTTGATGCCGCGCGTCGGGCTCGAATTCGTCCTGCGCCACGCCTCCGGCGCGCGCGACCCGCTCTCGGAGCCGTCGCCCTGGTATGTACTGATGGAGGTTTCGGCTCAAGTTGCCGCCGGGCTCGACGAGCATGTCGAGGCCTTCCTCGGCGACGCCCTGGAGAAGGGCATCGTCACCGACGCTGCACTCGCCGGCTCGCTGACCCAGCGCGCCGATTTCTGGAAGCTGCGCGAGATGATGTCGGAGGTGCAGACCTATGAGGGCGGCTCGATCAAGCACGACGTTTCCGTGCCGATCCATGCCACGCCGGAGTTTCTGAAGCGCGCCATCGCGGTGGTGGAGGCGATGGTGCCGGGCTGCCGGCCGGTGCCTTTCGGCCATCTCGGCGACGGCAACATCCATTTCAACATCAGCCAGCCCGTGGGCGCGGACAAGGCCGCCTATCTTGCCCGCTGGAGCGAGATGAACGAGGCGGTGCATGCCATCGTCACCGAGCTGCATGGCTCGATCTCGGCCGAGCACGGCATCGGCCGCCTCAAGCGCGACCTGTTGCCGGGCGTGAAGGATCCGGTCGAGCTCGATCTGATGCGCACGCTGAAGAAGACGCTCGATCCGAAAGGGATTCTGAACCCGGGCTCGGTGCTGGCGCAGGGCTGAGCCCGCTGGGCGCACGTCATGCTCGGGCTTGGCCCGAGCATCTGGCGCAGGAGGTTCCAGCGCCTCGTTCAGCCGGAGGTCCCCGGGTCTGCGCTTCGCTCCGCCCGAGAATGACGGCAGCTTAATGAGCAGCCTGCCGCGCGCAAATACTCCTCCGAGCTTCTCTGCCTAAAAAAATGGCAGGACCAGTCTTCCGCCTGATTGACCGCTTTTCGCCGCGTCTCTAGCCTTCGGCCCATAAAGAAAACATGAGGGGTTGGCTGGAATGATCGGCGTGGCGCGGATGCTGTCGAATTGCGCATGGGCGAAGGGCTTTGGGCCGACGCGGCGCAGCCTTGTCGGCGCGGCTTTGGTCGGAGCGGCTGCGTTGGCCGGCGCGATGCCCGCGGCCGCCCAGACCCCTATCAAGTTCACGCTCGACTGGGTCTTCCAGGGGCCGACCTCGCCCTTCCTCGTCGCGCTCGACAAGGGTTACTACAAGGCCGAGGGGCTCGACGTCACGATGGATCCCGGCCAGGGCTCGGCCGGCGCCGTCCAGCGCGTCGCCACAGGCGCTTACGACATCGGCTTCGCCGACGTGAACTCGCTGATCGAGTACAACGCCAAGAACGCCGGCAAGGAGATCCTCTGCGTCTTCATGGCCTATGATTTCCCGCCCTTCGGCGTCCATGCGCTGAAGAAGAGCGGCATCGCCAAGCCGGGCGATCTCGCCGGCAAGAAGCTCGGCGCCCCCGTCTTCGACGCCTCCTTCCGGCTGTTCCCGGCCTTCGCCAAGAAGGTGGGGCTCGACGCCGCGAGTGTCCAGCACGTCAACCTGACGCCGCAATTGCGCGAGCAATCGCTGGTCCAGGGCACGGTCGATTTCATCTCCGGCCACTATTTCTCGTCGATCCTCGACCTGAAGGCGCGCGGCGTGAAGGCGGAGGACGTCGTCTCGTTCAACTATTCCGACTTCAAGATGGACGTGTACGGCAACGGCATCATCGTCTCGCCGGCGCTGGCGGCGAAGCCCGAGGTCGTGACCGGCTTCCTGCGCGCCACCGCCAAGGCCTGGAAGGAGGTCGCCGCCAATCCGGCGCTCGGCATCGCCGCCGCCAAGAAGCGCGACCCGCTGATCGATGAGAAGCTGGAAACCGAGCGCCTCGACATGTCGCTGAGGCTGAACGTGCTGACGCCCTTCGTGAAGGAGAACGGCATGGGCGACGTCGAGCCGGCCCGCTTCGCCCGCTCGGTCAAGGACGTCGCCGAAGCCTTCGGCCTGCCTGCGGCTCCCGAGCCGGACAAGGTCTTCACCGGCAAGTTCCTGCCGCCGAAGGCCGAGCGGATGGTCGCGCCCTGACCGCTGCCGTCATGGCCGGGCCTGACCCGGCCATCTCCTTGGAGCCCTTCCTTCCCGAGATTCTCGGGGCAAGCCCGAGAATGACGCCCGGATGGCCGTGACAACAGAACCGCCTCTCGTCGAGCTGCGTCAGGTCAGCCTCGCCTATGGCAGCGGCCCTTCGCGCATGCAGGCGCTGGAGGATGCGACGCTCTCCATCGCCAAGGGCGAATTCATCGCCGTGGTCGGGCCTTCCGGCTGCGGCAAGTCGACCCTGATGAAGCTCGTCACCGGGCTGCTGCCGCCCACCGGCGGCGAGGTACGGGTCCACGGGCAGGTGGTCAAGGGTCCGATCCGCGGCGTCGGCATGGCCTTCCAGGCGCCGACGCTGATGCCCTGGCGCACGACGCTCGACAACATCCTGCTGCCGCTCGAGGTGGTCGAGCCGCACAAGCGGCGCTTCCGCGCCAACAAGGCCGAATATGTCGCGCGCGTCGAGGCGTTGCTGGCCTCGGTCGGTCTCGGCGGCTTCGGCGAGAAATACCCGTGGCAGCTCTCGGGCGGCATGCAGCAGCGCTCCAGCCTGTGCCGGGCGCTCATCCACGACCCCGACATCCTGATGCTAGACGAGCCCTTCGGCGCGCTCGACGCCTTCACGCGCGAGGAGCTCTGGGGCGTGATGCAGAAGCTCTGGATGGAGCGCCGCTTCACCGCCGTGCTCGTGACGCACGACCTGCGCGAGGCGGTCTATCTCGCCGACACCGTCTATGTGATGAGCCGCCGCCCAGGGAAGATCGTCAAGATCCGCAGGATCGAGCTGCCCCGCCCGCGCACGCTGGAGACGACCTTCACGGTCGAGTTCGTCGACATCGTCCACGAACTGCGCGAGCGCATCCATCTGGAGCATGCGTGACCATGACCTGTGATCATGGACGCTCGCCGTCATTCCGGGGCCCCGCGTCAGCGGCGAGTCCGGAACCCATGAACACGCCGCTGCTTGATGAAGCGCGACGGCGACTTGCGCCTGCTCCGGCTCCCACGGTCTTCATGGGTTCCGTGCTCATGCCTGCGGCATGCCCCGGAATGACGGAGTAGTCCGATGACCGAGACGCAAAGGCGCCTGCTGCTGGTCGCCATGCCCTGGCTCGCCATGATCGGCCTGCTGCTGATCTGGGAGCTGGCCTGCATCGTTTTCGATGTGCCGGAGATTCTGGCGCCGCGCCCGACGCGGATCATCGAGACGATGATCCTGCGCTGGGACATCCTGCTGCGCTTCTGCCTGGAGACGCTCTGGACCACCCTGATCGGCTTCGCGCTGGCGATCGGTTTCGGCCTGCTGCTCGGCCTCGCCATCGGCGCCTCGCCCTTCGTCTATTCGGGTCTCTACCCGCTGCTGATCGCCTTCAACGCGATCCCGAAGGTGGCCATCGTGCCGATCCTGATGATCTGGGTCGGCGTCGGCGCCTTGCCGGCGGTGATCACCGCCTTCGTCATCTCCTTCTTTCCCATCGTCGTGAATGTTGCCACGGGGCTCGCCACCATCGAGCCTGAGATGCGCGACGTGATGCGCTCGCTCGGCGCGAGCCAATGGCAGATCCTGACCAAGGTCGGTGTTCCCCGCGCCATGCCCTATCTCTTCGCCAGCCTGAAGGTCGCGGTGACGCTCGCCTTCGTCGGCTCGGTGCTGTCCGAGACGGTTGGCGGCAATCGCGGCATCGGCTTCCTGATGCTCTCGGCCGGCGCGCGCAACGACGCGCCGACGACCTTCGCCGGCCTGTTCTCCATCGCCATCATGGGCATGGCGCTCTATGCGCTCTGCGCCCTGGTCGAGCGACGGATGACCCGCTGGGCCTTCCGCGGCGAGATCGTCGCCTGAGATTTCCCGGCTGGGCTGCCCTCGGAGCCGCCCCGTCATTCCGGGGCATGGCGAAGCCATGAGCCCGCAACCCAGAACCGATCCGCCCCATCGTAACGCGGGCTGGTCGTCTACATCTTCTCGATGAACGGCATCGGTTCTTGGTTCCGGGCTCGATCCTTCGGATCGGCCCGGAATGACGGGGAGATTCCTCGCAAAATGTTCTACGGCGTCGCGACGTAGCCGTCGCGGCGCGGATCGGCGGCCCCGGTGAAGATGCCGGTCGCCGGATCGACCGCAACCCCCTGCATGCCGCCGCAGCGCATCGTCCAGCCGACATCGAAAGCCCTGGCGTCGTGCCCGCGCCGTATGAGCTCGGCGATGGTCTCGGGCACGATCCGGTTCTCGATCTCGACGAGGCGCCCATCCCAGAGCCGGGCGCGGGGTGCCTCGATCGCGTCCTGCAACGGCAGGCCGAAGTCGAGATGCTGCACTATGGCCTGCGCCTGCGTCTGCATGATGCCGTAGCTGCCGGGCGTGCCGAGCGCGAGCACCGGCTTGCCGTCCTGGGTCGAGATGGACGGAGACATGCACATCGGCAGCGCATCGCCGGGCTTGGAGCGGTTCGGGCTCTCCGGCTGCACATCCGCCCAGTAGAGGAAGTTGTTGAGGCACAGGCCAGTGCCCGGCACGACCACGCCGCTGCCGAACGGGCTGCCGAGGCTCTGCGTGATGCAGATCAGGTTGCCCTCGCTGTCGGCGATCGAGAACGAGGTCGTGTGCGCCTGATCCTCGTTCTCCTGCGGCGTCCACTGCTCAGTCGGCCCGGTCACCCGCTTGCCGTCTGTGAGACGCTTGCGCAGCCGTTCGATCGCAGCGTCGGACAGCATCTCGGCAAGCTTCTCCGGGCTCGGATTGTTGTGGGCGATGCGCTCGCCGGCGGCGAGGCGGATCGCGCGGTAGACGAGGTCGAGATGATCCGGCCCATCCTTCGGCAGGGCGGCGAGATCGAGCCCATCGAGGAGGCGCAACGTCAGCAGGAGCTGGAAGCCCTCGCAGGACGGCGGCGGCACATGCACGGAAAGCCCGCGATAGGAAGCCGCCAGCGGCTCGCGCCAGACGGTCTTCACCGCGGCGAGGTCGGCCATGGTCAGCGAGCCGCCGAGTGCCTGCAGATGCGTGACGACGCGCTCGCCCAGCGCGCCGCGGTAGAAATGATCGGGTCCCTTCTCGGCGATCTCGCTCAACGTCCTGGCAAGGTCGGACTGGACCAGCAGCGAGCCGAGATGCAGCGTCTCGCCACCGGGCTGATAGTTCGCGGACCAGGCCGGATAGAGAGCGGGATAGGTCTTCAGCAGCGGGTCGTTCTCCTCGAACTCCGCGGCGCCGAACTCGGCCAGCGCGAAACCATCCCGGGCCAGAGCGATCGCCGGCGCGAAGACATCAGGCAGCGGCTTGCGGCCATAGCTCTTCACGAGTTCGCACCAGCCGGCGAGATTGCCGGGGGAGGCGACGGCGAGCGCGCCCCGCTCGAGGTCGGTGCGCTTGCTGAAGCGCTCTGCCGGGAAGCTGGCGGGCACCGGCGGCACGAAATCGAGCACGCGCACGCGCTGCTCGGCCGCGACCCACATCGTCGCGAAGCCCATCCCGGCGAGGCCCGACATGAAGGGTTCGACGACGTTGAGCGCGGCGGCGGTCGCGGCGGCGGCATCGAAGGCGTTGCCGCCCTGCGCCAGGACGCGCGCGCCGGCCTG
Above is a genomic segment from Bosea sp. NBC_00550 containing:
- a CDS encoding ABC transporter ATP-binding protein codes for the protein MAVTTEPPLVELRQVSLAYGSGPSRMQALEDATLSIAKGEFIAVVGPSGCGKSTLMKLVTGLLPPTGGEVRVHGQVVKGPIRGVGMAFQAPTLMPWRTTLDNILLPLEVVEPHKRRFRANKAEYVARVEALLASVGLGGFGEKYPWQLSGGMQQRSSLCRALIHDPDILMLDEPFGALDAFTREELWGVMQKLWMERRFTAVLVTHDLREAVYLADTVYVMSRRPGKIVKIRRIELPRPRTLETTFTVEFVDIVHELRERIHLEHA
- a CDS encoding ABC transporter permease, yielding MTETQRRLLLVAMPWLAMIGLLLIWELACIVFDVPEILAPRPTRIIETMILRWDILLRFCLETLWTTLIGFALAIGFGLLLGLAIGASPFVYSGLYPLLIAFNAIPKVAIVPILMIWVGVGALPAVITAFVISFFPIVVNVATGLATIEPEMRDVMRSLGASQWQILTKVGVPRAMPYLFASLKVAVTLAFVGSVLSETVGGNRGIGFLMLSAGARNDAPTTFAGLFSIAIMGMALYALCALVERRMTRWAFRGEIVA
- a CDS encoding gamma-glutamyltransferase family protein; protein product: MHGRRPTMTSRHGMVAAAHPLAAQAGARVLAQGGNAFDAAAATAAALNVVEPFMSGLAGMGFATMWVAAEQRVRVLDFVPPVPASFPAERFSKRTDLERGALAVASPGNLAGWCELVKSYGRKPLPDVFAPAIALARDGFALAEFGAAEFEENDPLLKTYPALYPAWSANYQPGGETLHLGSLLVQSDLARTLSEIAEKGPDHFYRGALGERVVTHLQALGGSLTMADLAAVKTVWREPLAASYRGLSVHVPPPSCEGFQLLLTLRLLDGLDLAALPKDGPDHLDLVYRAIRLAAGERIAHNNPSPEKLAEMLSDAAIERLRKRLTDGKRVTGPTEQWTPQENEDQAHTTSFSIADSEGNLICITQSLGSPFGSGVVVPGTGLCLNNFLYWADVQPESPNRSKPGDALPMCMSPSISTQDGKPVLALGTPGSYGIMQTQAQAIVQHLDFGLPLQDAIEAPRARLWDGRLVEIENRIVPETIAELIRRGHDARAFDVGWTMRCGGMQGVAVDPATGIFTGAADPRRDGYVATP
- a CDS encoding ABC transporter substrate-binding protein, whose product is MIGVARMLSNCAWAKGFGPTRRSLVGAALVGAAALAGAMPAAAQTPIKFTLDWVFQGPTSPFLVALDKGYYKAEGLDVTMDPGQGSAGAVQRVATGAYDIGFADVNSLIEYNAKNAGKEILCVFMAYDFPPFGVHALKKSGIAKPGDLAGKKLGAPVFDASFRLFPAFAKKVGLDAASVQHVNLTPQLREQSLVQGTVDFISGHYFSSILDLKARGVKAEDVVSFNYSDFKMDVYGNGIIVSPALAAKPEVVTGFLRATAKAWKEVAANPALGIAAAKKRDPLIDEKLETERLDMSLRLNVLTPFVKENGMGDVEPARFARSVKDVAEAFGLPAAPEPDKVFTGKFLPPKAERMVAP
- a CDS encoding FAD-binding oxidoreductase, with amino-acid sequence MSAILDRMAGIVGAKNIITDADAMVPYLKEWRDLFRGKAQGIVRPGSTAEVAELVKLAAETGTTLVPQGGNTGLVGGQIPTADGREVILSLQRLDKVRTVDTEGDTMIVEAGVTLKRAQDAAEAAGRLFPLSLASEGSCTIGGNLATNAGGTAVLAYGNARELCMGLEVVLPDGRIWNGLRQLRKDNTGYDLKNLFIGAEGTLGIITAAVLKLFPLPAARATAFLAVPSPEAALELLNDAKAGAGGTLTTFELMPRVGLEFVLRHASGARDPLSEPSPWYVLMEVSAQVAAGLDEHVEAFLGDALEKGIVTDAALAGSLTQRADFWKLREMMSEVQTYEGGSIKHDVSVPIHATPEFLKRAIAVVEAMVPGCRPVPFGHLGDGNIHFNISQPVGADKAAYLARWSEMNEAVHAIVTELHGSISAEHGIGRLKRDLLPGVKDPVELDLMRTLKKTLDPKGILNPGSVLAQG